A part of Anaeromyxobacter diazotrophicus genomic DNA contains:
- a CDS encoding OmcA/MtrC family decaheme c-type cytochrome, whose translation MTKPSLGSVALVAACAAAIGLAACKGDRGPAGPPGQPGGTTGGTDGGTSATGTSAARLYAKFTAASIPNGGAKGGTPTVTYRLFKDAALTQDAGTCAGGGSSSYAAFSPNFTVAKLIDDPENPGTKIWQSYINRLIGTVKVAATEGARGSVAGTLKDNGDGTCTYTFKSDLSAPVAPSTTAAVTETYDPAAVTRVGMQNNGASVDDTHPAFDGFVDVAAGGGQAQADNARVVVATASCNQCHRDLAHHGAKRLSTEYCVTCHNPGTPDPDPTSVNSTSLAFAVMVHKIHQGGNLPSVTGNNVNGTKITGATAGQYPGKIVINGTDYTFVGFPQDTGNCTVCHGATTGTGNDYWKTQASIESCGACHDRVDFTAAAPSPTAAPPKAGYIAHPAGAVQDGQCTQCHGAGKQVDTTVVHRIGIPTPDQQKSRYAIKSVTNTAPTQTPVVTIAITNPTASDAPQDLAADPLWTNTTNGASRLAVTIGWSVKAGEDWDNSGNGNGAAQPVSVDVLAGVKAGTVTKNTDGTYVVTSSKPVPSDAKGSGVVLIEGHPGTSTGTRFSVTNAIQYFPITDATATPRRVVVDIQKCDKCHGLLSLHGNNRTDKIEGCVICHNAQATDISQRPGTTAGVDGKIEQSIQFGAMIHGIHAGKHDPFTQGIVVYGFGKSVNDFRDVQFPEGNSVGHCDACHADTNPLPSADTGIVNGITITTGGATVTDQTTFLRTTHGAGICSSCHQSAQPTAHMAQNGGVGVATVGTTTISGTGLTQGAIDQAGTLGGTGAEACTVCHGKGSIADPALFHGH comes from the coding sequence ATGACGAAGCCTTCTCTCGGAAGCGTGGCGCTCGTGGCCGCATGCGCGGCGGCGATCGGTCTGGCAGCTTGCAAGGGCGACCGGGGTCCGGCGGGACCCCCTGGACAGCCCGGCGGGACGACGGGTGGGACGGACGGCGGCACGAGCGCCACCGGCACCTCGGCGGCGCGACTGTACGCGAAGTTCACCGCCGCCAGCATCCCCAACGGAGGCGCCAAGGGTGGGACCCCGACCGTCACCTACCGGCTCTTCAAGGACGCCGCGCTCACGCAAGACGCCGGCACCTGCGCCGGCGGTGGCTCGAGCAGCTACGCCGCCTTCTCGCCCAACTTCACGGTCGCGAAGCTCATCGACGATCCGGAGAACCCGGGGACGAAGATCTGGCAGAGCTACATCAACCGGCTCATCGGGACTGTGAAGGTCGCCGCCACCGAGGGCGCCCGCGGCAGCGTCGCCGGCACGCTCAAGGACAACGGCGACGGCACCTGCACCTACACCTTCAAGAGCGACCTGAGCGCGCCAGTGGCGCCGTCCACCACCGCGGCCGTGACGGAGACCTACGACCCGGCGGCCGTCACCCGCGTCGGCATGCAGAACAACGGCGCCTCGGTCGACGACACCCACCCGGCCTTCGACGGGTTCGTCGACGTGGCGGCGGGGGGAGGGCAGGCGCAGGCCGACAACGCGCGCGTCGTCGTCGCGACCGCCTCCTGCAACCAGTGCCACCGCGATCTCGCCCACCACGGCGCGAAGCGGCTCAGCACCGAGTACTGCGTCACCTGCCACAACCCCGGCACGCCCGACCCCGACCCGACCAGCGTGAACTCCACCTCGCTCGCCTTCGCGGTGATGGTCCACAAGATCCACCAGGGCGGGAACCTGCCCAGCGTGACGGGCAACAACGTGAACGGGACGAAGATCACGGGCGCCACGGCCGGTCAGTACCCGGGCAAGATCGTCATCAACGGCACCGACTACACCTTCGTCGGCTTCCCGCAGGACACCGGCAACTGCACGGTCTGCCACGGCGCGACCACCGGCACCGGCAACGACTACTGGAAGACGCAGGCGAGCATCGAGAGCTGCGGCGCCTGCCACGACCGCGTCGACTTCACGGCCGCCGCGCCGAGCCCCACCGCGGCGCCGCCGAAGGCCGGGTACATCGCGCACCCGGCCGGCGCGGTGCAGGACGGTCAGTGCACCCAGTGCCACGGCGCCGGCAAGCAGGTCGACACGACCGTCGTGCACCGGATCGGCATCCCGACGCCCGACCAGCAGAAGTCGCGCTACGCCATCAAGAGCGTGACCAACACCGCGCCGACGCAGACGCCGGTGGTCACGATCGCCATCACCAACCCCACTGCGAGCGACGCGCCGCAAGATCTCGCCGCCGACCCGCTCTGGACCAACACCACCAACGGCGCGAGCCGGCTCGCCGTCACGATCGGCTGGTCCGTCAAGGCCGGGGAGGACTGGGACAACTCGGGGAATGGGAACGGCGCCGCGCAGCCGGTCTCGGTCGACGTGCTGGCGGGCGTGAAGGCCGGCACGGTCACGAAGAACACCGATGGCACCTACGTGGTCACCTCGAGCAAGCCGGTCCCCTCCGACGCGAAGGGCTCCGGCGTCGTGCTCATCGAGGGACACCCGGGCACCTCCACCGGCACGCGGTTCTCCGTGACGAACGCCATCCAGTACTTCCCGATCACGGACGCGACCGCCACCCCGCGGCGCGTGGTGGTCGACATCCAGAAGTGCGACAAGTGCCACGGCCTGCTCTCCCTGCACGGCAACAACCGCACCGACAAGATCGAGGGCTGCGTCATCTGCCACAACGCTCAGGCGACCGACATCAGCCAGCGCCCCGGGACCACGGCCGGCGTGGACGGGAAGATCGAGCAGAGCATCCAGTTCGGGGCGATGATCCACGGGATCCACGCCGGGAAGCATGATCCGTTCACGCAGGGCATCGTGGTTTACGGGTTCGGGAAGAGCGTGAACGACTTCCGCGACGTGCAGTTCCCGGAGGGCAACTCGGTCGGCCACTGCGACGCGTGCCACGCCGACACGAACCCGCTCCCGAGCGCCGACACCGGCATCGTGAACGGCATCACCATCACGACGGGCGGCGCCACCGTCACGGATCAGACGACGTTCCTGCGGACGACGCACGGCGCGGGCATCTGCTCCTCGTGCCACCAGTCGGCGCAGCCGACCGCGCACATGGCCCAGAACGGCGGCGTGGGCGTGGCCACGGTCGGGACCACCACCATCAGCGGCACCGGACTGACCCAGGGGGCGATCGACCAGGCGGGCACGCTGGGCGGCACCGGCGCCGAGGCCTGCACGGTCTGCCACGGCAAGGGCTCGATCGCCGATCCGGCCCTGTTCCACGGCCACTAG
- a CDS encoding pyruvate dehydrogenase complex E1 component subunit beta produces MTGGGEPAGPAPSLFLAAAAEARKNRRMPVLSYREALNQAMREEMARDDRVFLLGEEVGQYNGAYKVSQGLLKEFGPWRVVDSPISELGFAGLGVGAAIAGLRPIIEFMTWNFALLAYDQIVNNAAKMRSMSGGQLTCPVVFRGAQGAAHQLASQHSQVFENIYAYIPGLKVAVPATPRDAKGLLKTAIRDEDPVVFMESEVLYGSKGEVEEGELLIPFGQAEIVRDGGDVTIVAWQKMRFVALKAAELLEQEGIHACVIDPRTLRPFDLPAVLGSVARTHRCVIVEEGWPWMGSGAQLADAVQRHAFDDLDAPVLRVTGRDVPMPYAKPLEHEVLPTPERVVEACKNVLYRT; encoded by the coding sequence GTGACGGGAGGGGGCGAGCCCGCGGGGCCCGCCCCCTCGCTTTTCCTTGCGGCGGCGGCGGAGGCGCGCAAGAACCGGCGCATGCCCGTCCTGTCGTACCGTGAAGCGCTCAACCAGGCGATGCGCGAGGAGATGGCGCGCGACGACCGCGTCTTCCTCCTCGGCGAGGAGGTCGGCCAGTACAACGGCGCCTACAAGGTGTCGCAGGGGCTCCTCAAGGAGTTCGGCCCCTGGCGCGTGGTGGACAGCCCGATCTCGGAGCTCGGCTTCGCCGGCCTGGGCGTCGGCGCCGCCATCGCCGGGCTGCGCCCCATCATCGAGTTCATGACCTGGAACTTCGCGCTGCTGGCCTACGACCAGATCGTGAACAACGCGGCCAAGATGCGCTCGATGTCGGGCGGGCAGCTCACCTGCCCGGTCGTCTTCCGCGGCGCGCAGGGCGCGGCCCACCAGCTCGCGAGCCAGCACTCGCAGGTGTTCGAGAACATCTACGCCTACATCCCCGGGCTCAAGGTGGCGGTGCCGGCCACCCCGCGCGACGCGAAGGGCCTGCTCAAGACCGCCATCCGCGACGAGGATCCGGTGGTCTTCATGGAGTCCGAGGTCCTCTACGGCTCGAAGGGCGAGGTGGAGGAGGGCGAGCTCCTCATCCCCTTCGGGCAGGCCGAGATCGTGAGGGACGGCGGGGACGTGACGATCGTCGCCTGGCAGAAGATGCGCTTCGTGGCGCTGAAGGCGGCGGAGCTCCTGGAGCAGGAGGGGATCCACGCCTGCGTCATCGACCCGCGCACGCTGCGGCCCTTCGACCTCCCCGCGGTGCTCGGCTCGGTCGCCCGCACCCACCGCTGCGTCATCGTCGAGGAGGGGTGGCCGTGGATGGGCTCCGGCGCGCAGCTCGCCGACGCCGTCCAGCGCCACGCCTTCGACGACCTCGACGCGCCCGTGCTGCGCGTCACCGGGCGCGACGTGCCCATGCCCTACGCCAAGCCGCTCGAGCACGAGGTCCTGCCGACGCCCGAGCGCGTCGTCGAGGCCTGCAAGAACGTGCTCTACAGGACCTGA
- a CDS encoding dihydrolipoamide acetyltransferase family protein, which yields MPKPINMPKLSDEMTEGKLADWLKQEGEEVKAGDVIAQVETEKATLDVEAFESGVLLGIVVQKGETAPVGTPIAWVGARGEQIPAAQPKGAPDAAKETIAGGETSKESSQPARPRADEPEAAAVARTRAAASSTTASRTATATRTASPTAAPVSGPPPAGAGQGTGRDGRVIASPAARKLARERGIDLAALGGSGPGGRVVLADVERGPQARAPAAAPAKRKRELPPKRTLRDESLPLSPMRKAIARNLAVAKPGSPHFYLEISADMRRAVALREQLNELGQGEISLNDLVLKAAADALTRHPEVNAAWAGESIVRHAGVHVGMAVAVEEGLITPVLRDADRLSVFEVARASRELAKRARDRRLKPDEYQGGTFTVSNLGMFGIDAFYAIINPPEAAILSVGASQKVPWVDEATGALVAMERCRFGLSGDHRVIDGAAGARFLQTFKAVIESPVRLVVP from the coding sequence ATGCCCAAGCCCATCAACATGCCGAAGCTCTCGGACGAGATGACCGAGGGCAAGCTCGCCGACTGGCTCAAGCAGGAGGGCGAGGAGGTCAAGGCGGGCGACGTCATCGCCCAGGTGGAGACCGAGAAGGCCACCCTCGACGTGGAGGCGTTCGAGTCGGGCGTGCTCCTCGGCATCGTGGTGCAGAAGGGCGAGACGGCGCCGGTCGGGACGCCCATCGCCTGGGTGGGCGCGCGCGGCGAGCAGATCCCGGCCGCGCAGCCGAAGGGCGCGCCCGACGCCGCGAAGGAGACCATCGCGGGGGGCGAGACGTCGAAGGAGTCGTCGCAGCCGGCGCGGCCTCGCGCGGACGAGCCCGAAGCGGCGGCCGTCGCGCGGACCAGGGCCGCGGCCTCGAGCACGACCGCGAGCAGGACCGCGACCGCGACCAGGACCGCGAGCCCGACTGCCGCCCCCGTCTCAGGCCCTCCACCCGCGGGCGCGGGCCAGGGGACCGGGCGCGACGGGCGCGTCATCGCCTCGCCCGCCGCGCGGAAGCTCGCGCGCGAGCGCGGGATCGACCTGGCCGCGCTCGGCGGGTCGGGGCCCGGGGGGCGGGTGGTGCTCGCCGACGTGGAGCGCGGGCCCCAGGCGCGCGCCCCGGCCGCCGCGCCCGCGAAGCGCAAGCGCGAGCTGCCGCCGAAGCGGACCCTGCGCGACGAGAGCCTGCCGCTCTCGCCCATGCGCAAGGCCATCGCCAGGAACCTCGCCGTCGCGAAGCCCGGCTCGCCGCACTTCTACCTCGAGATCTCGGCCGACATGCGGCGCGCGGTGGCGCTCCGGGAGCAGCTCAACGAGCTCGGGCAGGGGGAGATCTCGCTCAACGACCTCGTCCTCAAGGCGGCCGCCGACGCGCTCACCCGCCACCCCGAGGTGAACGCCGCCTGGGCCGGCGAGAGCATCGTCCGCCACGCCGGCGTGCACGTGGGCATGGCGGTGGCGGTCGAGGAGGGGCTCATCACCCCGGTGCTGCGCGACGCCGACCGGCTGTCGGTGTTCGAGGTGGCGCGCGCCTCGCGGGAGCTCGCCAAGCGGGCGCGCGACCGTCGGCTCAAGCCGGACGAGTACCAGGGCGGCACCTTCACCGTCTCCAACCTGGGCATGTTCGGGATCGACGCCTTCTACGCCATCATCAACCCGCCCGAGGCGGCCATCCTCTCGGTGGGGGCCTCGCAGAAGGTGCCGTGGGTGGACGAGGCGACCGGGGCGCTGGTGGCCATGGAGCGCTGCCGCTTCGGCCTCTCCGGGGACCACCGCGTCATCGACGGCGCCGCCGGCGCCCGGTTCCTGCAGACCTTCAAGGCGGTCATCGAGAGCCCCGTGCGGCTGGTGGTGCCGTGA
- a CDS encoding aspartate ammonia-lyase — protein MKRKARAARTRLERDTMGELAVPADALYGAQTARALENFPISGLRPHPAFVDATVRVKLAAARVNGRLRLLPARKAKAIAAAAEEVLAGRWRDQFVVDVYQAGAGTSHHMNVNEVLANRACELLGGRRGDAKLVHPNDDVNLGQSTNDVVPTAMRLAALELAPPVVEALQGLADTFQQKAEDWDGIVKSGRTHLNDATPIRLGQEVSGWAAALRAAAARLLNALPEAGALGIGGTAVGTGLNADPRYPALMVEELSKLTGAPLVLAPNPFYAMQSLAPFVAISGALRGSAVELLRLGGDVRLLGSGPNTGLGELRLPPVQPGSSIMPGKVNPSMAEMLAMVSYQVIGLDAAVAAAASGGQLELNVMMPLVAFDLCHALGITAAAVRAFDERCAQGLEADEARCRHYAERTVSLATALAPRIGYAAAAEIVKASVRTGRSIVDLAEEGSGLGAAEARRILDPAKLTRPGRA, from the coding sequence GTGAAGCGGAAGGCGCGGGCGGCGAGGACCCGCCTCGAGCGCGACACGATGGGCGAGCTGGCCGTGCCGGCGGACGCGCTCTACGGCGCGCAGACGGCGCGCGCCCTGGAGAACTTCCCCATCTCCGGCCTCCGCCCGCACCCCGCCTTCGTGGACGCGACGGTGCGGGTGAAGCTCGCCGCGGCGCGGGTGAACGGGCGGCTGAGGCTGCTCCCCGCCCGCAAGGCCAAGGCCATCGCCGCGGCGGCCGAGGAGGTCCTGGCCGGCCGGTGGCGCGACCAGTTCGTGGTGGACGTCTACCAGGCCGGGGCCGGGACCTCCCACCACATGAACGTGAACGAGGTGCTGGCGAACCGCGCCTGCGAGCTGCTGGGCGGCCGGCGCGGCGACGCGAAGCTCGTCCACCCCAACGACGACGTCAACCTGGGGCAGTCCACCAACGACGTCGTGCCCACCGCCATGCGGCTGGCGGCGCTCGAGCTCGCGCCGCCGGTGGTGGAGGCGCTCCAGGGCCTGGCGGACACGTTCCAGCAGAAGGCGGAGGACTGGGACGGCATCGTGAAGTCCGGCCGCACGCACCTCAACGACGCGACGCCCATCCGGCTCGGCCAGGAGGTGTCGGGGTGGGCGGCTGCGCTGCGCGCCGCGGCGGCGCGGCTGCTCAACGCGCTGCCGGAGGCGGGCGCGCTCGGCATCGGCGGCACCGCGGTCGGGACCGGGCTCAACGCCGACCCGCGCTACCCGGCCCTCATGGTCGAGGAGCTCTCGAAGCTCACCGGCGCGCCGCTGGTGCTGGCGCCGAACCCGTTCTACGCCATGCAGTCCCTGGCGCCCTTCGTCGCGATCTCGGGCGCGCTGCGGGGGTCGGCGGTGGAGCTCCTCCGCCTCGGGGGCGACGTGCGGCTCCTCGGCTCGGGCCCCAACACCGGGCTCGGCGAGCTCCGGCTCCCGCCCGTCCAGCCCGGCTCCTCGATCATGCCCGGGAAGGTGAACCCCTCCATGGCCGAGATGCTGGCCATGGTGAGCTACCAGGTCATCGGCCTCGACGCGGCGGTGGCCGCGGCGGCGAGCGGCGGCCAGCTCGAGCTCAACGTCATGATGCCGCTCGTCGCCTTCGACCTGTGCCACGCGCTCGGCATCACGGCCGCCGCCGTGCGCGCCTTCGACGAGCGCTGCGCGCAGGGGCTCGAGGCGGACGAGGCGCGCTGCCGCCACTACGCCGAGCGCACGGTGAGCCTCGCCACCGCGCTCGCGCCCCGCATCGGCTACGCCGCGGCGGCCGAGATCGTGAAGGCGTCGGTCCGGACCGGCCGCTCCATCGTGGACCTGGCGGAGGAGGGGAGCGGCCTCGGCGCCGCCGAGGCGCGCCGGATCCTGGATCCCGCGAAGCTGACGCGGCCCGGGCGCGCCTGA
- a CDS encoding carboxypeptidase regulatory-like domain-containing protein: protein MPAGLLLVALLAAPAPAHAAARPSGTVVGTLRHKGCSSAPPHASVTVIGRDAGAQADAEGHFALALPPGSYSLVIAGPGLVPDQRVDEVQVAAGQTHDLGTVEVWPEERPPGCANAPAPPPAPDALVATAPDTPALDLPGTAVAPASAAGEQIWVRGAAGGAAGQFGLSGNPSRDDEDALGPPSFAVGPQGGLWVLDTLNGRVQRFDAHGRFAGSFPLRRHAGDEPLTEADLVVADDGHVFIYTENEQATLTEHDASGRTLVGGALPPSLRGVAQLCAGRSRPIFLMQNGQAVKAELGWGGLRAEGLLPGIPAGDLYAQAVRLDRWRAAVKLSARDGRVRRTVQLHSRVPITGVRLVGVDRRGEIVLAVDRAEGGDDGTPQAEVLLLALDQHGHLSAVNSVPPGARRYEFREFALAPDGAVVQMQSDVAEVRFVRWPLRPPPRDAVAGEGLVRGRVVDPGRGIAGATAIVARLHLAVPIAADGAFEVRLPAGSWHLAFRRAPAPGLDATPVELRVAVAAGATVDLGTVSVVPRPRPPALAPTVIIGPLPGVREEEPPLRPPPPGAPPAAPAGAAPPTPAAGGR from the coding sequence GTGCCCGCCGGCCTCCTCCTCGTCGCCCTGCTCGCCGCCCCCGCGCCGGCCCACGCCGCGGCGCGGCCGTCCGGCACGGTGGTCGGCACGCTGCGCCACAAGGGGTGCTCCTCCGCGCCGCCGCACGCCTCGGTGACGGTGATCGGCCGCGACGCCGGCGCGCAGGCGGACGCCGAGGGGCACTTCGCGCTGGCGCTGCCGCCGGGCAGCTACTCGCTCGTCATCGCCGGGCCGGGGCTCGTCCCGGACCAGCGGGTGGACGAGGTGCAGGTGGCCGCCGGGCAGACGCACGACCTCGGCACGGTGGAGGTCTGGCCCGAGGAGCGGCCGCCCGGCTGCGCCAACGCGCCGGCACCGCCCCCCGCGCCCGACGCGCTCGTCGCCACCGCGCCCGACACCCCGGCGCTCGATCTGCCCGGCACGGCCGTCGCGCCGGCGAGCGCCGCCGGGGAGCAGATCTGGGTGAGGGGGGCCGCGGGCGGGGCGGCCGGGCAGTTCGGCCTCTCGGGCAACCCCAGCCGCGACGACGAGGACGCGCTCGGGCCGCCCAGCTTCGCCGTGGGGCCGCAGGGCGGCCTGTGGGTGCTCGACACGCTCAACGGCCGCGTGCAGCGCTTCGACGCCCACGGGCGGTTCGCCGGCAGCTTCCCGCTGCGCCGCCACGCCGGCGACGAGCCGCTCACGGAGGCGGACCTGGTCGTGGCCGACGACGGCCACGTCTTCATCTACACCGAGAACGAGCAGGCGACGCTCACCGAGCACGACGCGAGCGGGCGCACCCTGGTCGGCGGCGCGCTCCCGCCCTCGCTGCGCGGCGTCGCCCAGCTCTGCGCCGGCCGTTCGCGCCCCATCTTCCTCATGCAGAACGGCCAGGCGGTGAAGGCCGAGCTGGGGTGGGGCGGGCTGCGCGCGGAGGGGCTCTTGCCGGGCATCCCGGCCGGCGACCTGTACGCGCAGGCGGTGCGGCTCGACCGCTGGCGCGCGGCGGTGAAGCTCTCGGCGCGCGACGGCCGCGTCCGCCGCACGGTCCAGCTCCACTCGCGCGTCCCCATCACCGGGGTGCGCCTCGTCGGCGTCGACCGGCGCGGCGAGATCGTGCTGGCGGTGGACCGCGCCGAGGGGGGCGACGACGGCACCCCGCAGGCCGAGGTGCTCCTGCTGGCGCTCGACCAGCACGGCCACCTCTCGGCGGTCAACTCGGTGCCGCCCGGCGCGCGGCGGTACGAGTTCCGGGAGTTCGCGCTCGCGCCCGACGGCGCGGTCGTCCAGATGCAGTCCGACGTGGCCGAGGTGCGGTTCGTGCGCTGGCCGCTCCGGCCGCCGCCGCGCGACGCGGTGGCGGGCGAGGGGCTGGTGCGCGGCCGGGTGGTCGACCCGGGGCGCGGGATCGCCGGCGCCACGGCGATCGTGGCGCGGCTCCACCTGGCGGTGCCCATCGCGGCCGACGGCGCCTTCGAGGTGCGGCTGCCCGCCGGGAGCTGGCACCTGGCGTTCCGGCGGGCCCCCGCGCCGGGCCTCGACGCCACGCCGGTCGAGCTGCGTGTGGCGGTGGCGGCCGGCGCCACGGTGGACCTCGGGACGGTCTCGGTGGTCCCGCGGCCCAGGCCCCCCGCCCTGGCGCCCACCGTCATCATCGGCCCGCTCCCGGGCGTGCGCGAGGAGGAGCCGCCGCTCCGCCCGCCGCCGCCCGGCGCTCCCCCGGCCGCGCCCGCTGGCGCGGCCCCACCCACCCCCGCCGCCGGCGGGCGGTGA
- a CDS encoding glutamine--tRNA ligase/YqeY domain fusion protein — MAEASVGPGNAPRREPSSSSNFLTDRVEADLAEGKNGGRVVTRFPPEPNGFLHIGHAKSILLNFGLAARFGGQTHLRFDDTNPTTEDTSYVEAIEADVRWLGCEWSRLTYASDFFERMYACAERLVREGHAYVDTQPQEAIREQRGAFDRPGVASPFRERPAEESLDLLRRMRAGELPDGAAVLRARIDMAHPNVLMRDPLLYRIRHAHHHRTGDRWCIYPMYDFAHPLEDAFEGVTHSICTLEFESNRELYDWVLDHLGPWEPRPRQYEFARLALGYTVLSKRKLLQLVNEKRVSGWDDPRMPTLAGLRRRGVTPEALRDFAELIGVAKNNSVVDIGKLEFALRADLERRAPRAMAVLSPLPVEVTTWPAGRIEELTLPWWPGEPERGTRQVPFGRELLIEREDFAEDPPAGWKRLAPGREVRLAGGYVVRCDEVVRGPAGEVKALRVSHDPASFGEGAPRRGLGAVHWVHATRSLPAPVRLYDRLFAVAQPDAEPDFLAALNPDSLTVAAGARVEPALGEAAPGTRWQFLRQGYFFADPVDSRPGAPAFNRTLTLKDTWAARAAKPAEPPPPKPRREAPAGGGEAGPARRSRADARAEQRAATPELADRFARYRGLGLSEEDADVLTADLATAGYFDAALAAHPRAASVARWLTNDLLGLAQGRELAALPLDGAAFGRFVALVDAGRLPAAAAKALLADLVARGGEPAARMTELGLERIDDRGAVAAAVERALAARAAEVERYRAGEKKLFGFLLGAAMRETQGSADPALVRSVLQEQLG; from the coding sequence ATGGCCGAAGCCTCCGTGGGGCCGGGGAACGCCCCCCGCCGTGAGCCCAGCTCCTCCAGCAACTTCCTGACCGACCGCGTCGAGGCCGACCTCGCCGAGGGGAAGAACGGCGGGCGCGTCGTGACGCGCTTCCCGCCGGAGCCGAACGGCTTCCTCCACATCGGCCACGCCAAGTCGATCCTGCTCAACTTCGGCCTGGCGGCGCGGTTCGGCGGCCAGACGCACCTGCGCTTCGACGACACGAACCCCACCACCGAGGACACGAGCTACGTCGAGGCCATCGAGGCCGACGTGCGCTGGCTCGGGTGCGAGTGGTCCCGGCTCACCTACGCCTCGGACTTCTTCGAGCGGATGTACGCCTGCGCCGAGCGGCTCGTCCGCGAGGGGCACGCCTACGTCGACACGCAGCCGCAGGAGGCCATCCGCGAGCAGCGCGGCGCCTTCGACCGGCCAGGCGTGGCGAGCCCGTTCCGCGAGCGCCCGGCCGAGGAGAGCCTGGACCTCCTCCGCCGGATGCGGGCGGGGGAGCTGCCCGACGGTGCCGCGGTGCTGCGGGCGCGGATCGACATGGCGCACCCCAACGTGCTCATGCGCGATCCGCTCCTGTACCGGATCCGCCACGCGCACCACCACCGGACGGGCGACCGCTGGTGCATCTACCCGATGTACGACTTCGCCCATCCGCTGGAGGACGCCTTCGAGGGCGTCACGCACTCCATCTGCACGCTCGAGTTCGAGTCGAACCGCGAGCTGTACGACTGGGTGCTGGACCACCTCGGCCCGTGGGAGCCGCGGCCGCGCCAGTACGAGTTCGCGCGCCTGGCGCTCGGCTACACGGTGCTCTCGAAGCGCAAGCTGCTCCAGCTCGTGAACGAGAAGCGCGTCTCGGGCTGGGACGACCCGCGCATGCCCACCCTGGCCGGGCTGCGCCGCCGCGGCGTCACCCCCGAGGCGCTGCGCGACTTCGCGGAGCTCATCGGGGTGGCGAAGAACAACAGCGTGGTGGACATCGGCAAGCTCGAGTTCGCCCTCCGCGCCGACCTCGAGCGCCGGGCGCCGCGCGCCATGGCGGTGCTCTCGCCGCTGCCGGTGGAGGTGACCACCTGGCCCGCCGGGCGGATCGAGGAGCTCACGCTCCCCTGGTGGCCGGGCGAGCCGGAGCGCGGGACGCGGCAGGTGCCGTTCGGCCGCGAGCTGCTCATCGAGCGCGAGGACTTCGCCGAGGACCCGCCGGCCGGCTGGAAGCGGCTCGCGCCCGGCCGCGAGGTGCGGCTCGCCGGCGGCTACGTGGTGCGGTGCGACGAGGTGGTGCGCGGCCCGGCGGGCGAGGTGAAGGCGCTCCGCGTCAGCCACGACCCCGCCTCGTTCGGCGAAGGCGCCCCTCGCCGCGGCCTCGGCGCGGTGCACTGGGTCCACGCCACGCGCTCGCTCCCGGCCCCGGTCCGGCTCTACGACCGGCTCTTCGCCGTCGCGCAGCCGGACGCCGAGCCGGACTTCCTCGCCGCGCTCAACCCGGACTCGCTGACGGTGGCGGCCGGCGCCCGCGTCGAGCCCGCCCTGGGCGAGGCGGCGCCGGGGACCCGCTGGCAGTTCCTGCGGCAGGGGTACTTCTTCGCCGACCCGGTCGACTCCCGCCCCGGGGCGCCCGCCTTCAACCGCACCCTCACGCTCAAGGACACGTGGGCGGCGCGGGCCGCCAAGCCGGCCGAGCCGCCGCCCCCGAAGCCGCGGCGCGAGGCGCCGGCCGGCGGCGGCGAGGCGGGCCCGGCGCGGCGCTCGCGGGCGGACGCCCGCGCGGAGCAGCGCGCCGCCACGCCGGAGCTGGCCGACCGGTTCGCGCGCTACCGCGGCCTGGGCCTCTCCGAGGAGGACGCCGACGTCCTCACCGCCGACCTGGCCACCGCCGGCTACTTCGACGCGGCGCTCGCCGCCCACCCGCGCGCCGCGAGCGTGGCGCGCTGGCTCACGAACGACCTGCTCGGGCTGGCGCAGGGCCGCGAGCTCGCGGCGCTCCCGCTCGACGGGGCCGCCTTCGGCCGGTTCGTCGCGCTCGTCGACGCGGGGCGCCTGCCCGCCGCCGCCGCCAAGGCGCTGCTCGCCGACCTGGTCGCGCGCGGCGGTGAGCCGGCGGCGCGCATGACGGAGCTGGGCCTCGAGCGCATCGACGACCGCGGCGCGGTCGCGGCGGCGGTCGAGCGCGCGCTGGCGGCGCGCGCGGCCGAGGTGGAGCGGTACCGGGCCGGCGAGAAGAAGCTCTTCGGCTTCCTGCTCGGCGCCGCGATGCGCGAGACGCAGGGCTCGGCCGACCCCGCGCTGGTGCGGTCGGTGCTGCAGGAGCAGCTCGGGTAG